In Vibrio lentus, the genomic stretch GTTGTGTTGAAAGCACATTTGAATGAATAGGTGACTGCGCATACACAAACATTGGGGATGGGTTCGCGCTTGCAGTAGGATGAAAAAAAGTCAGTATCGAGACTGAAATACTCAGTAACGCCCTTAAACTTATCACAGTGTTTACTCGGTTGTATAAATGCCCGATTTTATTAAAAAACACCGTTTAATTAATGCAGTAGATCTACCGCTTATCATCCTAACATTTAGATTAAAGAGTTATAAAAAAACGAAAACTAGAACCACTCGAAAATGTAAACATCTTATCTTGCACTGTGCTTTACGAACGCATAGTCTTCGGGATATTAATCTGATGAATATATTGCTAAAGGAAAGATGTGTCTGCTACTAACCTAAGTTTTGAACAGTTATTGATGAAGCAATCCTCGACCCTCATCAATAGTGATCCTAAGTGTTTTCAAGCCACTTGGTCAGAAGCGAGCTTTGACGTGCTTGATTGGTTTGGCATTGATCGTTTGACACTTTACCCAAATTCAATGGTTTTGGTCGAAGATGGCAAAACATTCTCCGTATCCAAAAAACACATCCCACCAGTCAATAAACAGAGCCTCATTGGTGGCAACTATCTTGATTATTTGAAGTTGCTAAAGACCAACGAAACTTATCTCGCATTCTCGAAAGACGAGCTCAAGAACACTCAAAATTACGTATTAAAGCAACTGTATAAAGAAGGCGGCCGATGGCACTGCATCATACCTCTACAGCTCTTTAATCAACGTTGGGGAGCACTATCTTTCACCAACTTCCATGACACTGATACCAACTTCGATCTAGAAGATATTAAACGCCTGAAGTTGGTCTGTGAAATTTGGCTTTGTTACTGGCAACATTCGACCTTAGCAAGAACACTGAAACAAACTGAGAACCGTTTAGAAGACGACAGTGACAAACTGTTATTGCTGACGAAAAAACAGACCAAGGTTTTGGCACTCATTGCCCAAGGCCTAAGTGCGAAAGAATGTGCGGAACAGCTCCACCTAAGCCCTCGAACTATAGAGTCACATAAGTACAGAATGCTTGGATTACTCGATTTGAACAACCACAATGACCTTCTTCAGTTCGCGTTGCGTAATGGACTAGGTATTGCAGAAAGCATGCACGCGACACGCTAAAACAAAGTGTTAGATGCCTTTAACTATCTATCTGAAGCTACTACATATTTGAACGGATATGTCTGAAGCTTCGGTGTTTTGAGGCTAGATACTTATCCCGTTACGTATGTCTGAACTCAATAGTACCCGCTACTCGTTACCTTCACTCAAAGCGAACTTGATCTCGTCAGAAGAGAAGCCTTTACGGCTCAACATCGCGTAAGCCTTTGAACGCTCTTTGTGATCTTTAAGATCATAAGATTTCTTCTGCAATTGTTCTAAACAAGAAGAGTAAAAATCTAGCTGCTCTTCGTTAATTAATCGGTCGACCAATTGTGGCAATTCAGTCGTGTCGATTTTTCGCTGTCTGAGCTCTTGCTGAATCGCGGTCAAGCCTTTGCCCTTGCGAGCGTACTTGAGTACTTCTTTCTCTAAATCGGCTTTCTCAGCCTTGATTTGGATATTACTTTTTAGTTCATGCGCTTGTGAGTGCTGGTCAATCGCAACTTTTACTTGCTGATAGCTAAAACCACGCTTTTGCAGCGTCGCAACCAGCTTTTCACGACTCATGGTAAAGCTTGTGTAGTAATGGTTGATTCGGTCTATCAAGATAGTTTGTTCATCAATAGACTTTTCGAATGACACCTTATGAATCGCATCAGAAATCACTGAGTCCGTCAGGCCCTTCTTCTTCAGTTTTTCGACAATATATCGAGAACCAAATTCACCCGAGAACGCTTGTTCCACAAATTGTTCTGCAAACACTTGGTCAGACTTAAGATACCCAAAGCCTTTCAGGGTACCCAAAGTTTCATCGATCCATTCTTGATTGTCGGTTTTCACTTTCAGCTTTGCAATCAGCTCGCTTTCCGTCATATCTCGCTGAGTTAAATGCCACATCGCAGAGTTCATGACGCTTTCGATTCGGGTCGCTTTTCTAACCGTTGTATTTCTAGTATTTGTTTTTTGCTGTGAATCATCCATTCGATTTCAACTGTCCAAACTAAGCCTACCCCATCATAACGTAATTCTAAGGTCGGTGAAGTGACATAAAAGAATGAAGCTCAATTTAAACTGACAGCCAATAAAAATGGACGCTTACTCAGCGTCCATTTAATTTCACATTAAGAAAAAATCGACCTTAAGCCGTACTTAATTCTTTTCGGATTAGCTCTCTTCGTGATTGTAAACATGTACATCGCGTTGAGGGAATGGAATCGTGATGCCTTCTTCATCGAAGCGTTTCTTCACGGTTTCCGTCACATCCCAATACACATCCCAGTAATCGTCGGTTTTAACCCAAGGTCTTACTACGAAATCAACAGAAGATGTATTCAACGTATGAAGTTTGATCATATGCTCTGGCTTTTTAAGTACTAGAGGGTGCGCAATGATGATGTCATTCAATACCGCTTTTGCTTTATCGATATCATCGGAATAACCGATACCAAACACCATGTCCACACGTCTCACACGCTCTGCTGTGATGTTGTTAATAACGTCACCCCAGATCTTGTTGTTCGGAATAACCAAACGTTGGTTGTCAATGGTTTGGACGGTTGTCGATACTAAGCTCATGTCTTTTACTGTGCCTTGCACGCCAGCAACTTTAACCATGTCACCCACATCATAAGGACGGTAGATCAAGATCATCAAACCTGACGCAAAGTTAGACAGCGTATCTTGCAATGCAAAACCAATGATGACACCCGCAACACCGAAACCCGTTAATAGTGGTGCTAACTCAATCCCTATTTGAGAAAGGGCAATCAGCAAACCTATAAACACGACCGCTTTAGATGCGATGGATACAAAGAAATCCTGCATCAGTACGCTGAAGTCCATTTTAGAGTGCGAAACACTCTTACGAACGGTCTTGCGGGCGACGTTAGCAATAAGGCGAGTTATATACAAAATACCGAGAAACAGAGCGAGTTTAACGATAAAAGAAGGGGTATTTTCGAAAGCCCATGAACTGAACGAACGTAGCCAACCATCTAGCAGTTCAAGTGCGACATCAACATCCAACACGTCAGCGTTGATATCACCCGTCGTTGCCAAAAGCACACGCTTGTAAGAGGTCACATCCACGCCATACGGTTCCATTAACGTGATGGTCTCTTCTAAGCTCGCCACCATAACACTGGTTCGCTCGCTGAATCGTTCAAGTTCCTTTTTAATGACCGCTTTCTCTTCTTCACTGACGAAAGACAGGCGCGCTTCTAGATCTTGTCGCTGTGTGTCGGTGTAAAGAATGGCATTAGTCAGATATTTAGAACGACCAACAAGTGCCGTTTTAAGTTCACCTTCCGGTACAGCTACATCCACACCGCGCTCTTTTGACCAATCTAGTGTCTTAGCAAGCTGCTGATAATAGACATCCATCATCCCGATTCGTTTTTGAATGCGTAACTCTAGACGTTTTTTAACATCACCTTCAGCCGAACGGTTTTCTTTGCTCATTGAGATGATTTTAACTTCATTCAATGACAGCAATTTTTGTAAGAGTTCAACCTGCTGAGTAAGAGTGACATCAAGCCCCTCTTTTTTATCTGACGATAACTGTGAAAAGATCTCTTCGCGTAAGGCTTGGTTCTTACGCCTTAATATATCTTCAAGAAAGGGTTTTTCAGCATCGTGCGCCGTTTCTAGTGTTGCCAGATCGAGCATTAACTGATCTTGTGCTACTGCTATTTTTTCCACGCTTTGCGCAAAACTTCCGAATGCGACAAACGCCAACATTAAAAATAGACAACGCCAAACCTTCATCATATTAATTCCTATTAATGTCTAAATTGACCCTCTAAATAGTAGTAAAAAGAATATGGATAACAAGCATTTAAACGTATGTTATGTTAAAAAGTCGCAAAATATCAGCTCGTATCTAATATTTGAGAGTTCCAATCCCCTCTTATGACCTGTAAAGTACGCAACCAACAAAGAACAACGGCCAATACTTCTTCTCAGGCGCATGTACTAAAACGCCTAAAATCCAATGTTGGCACACAGCAAGAGAGCATAAAATGAACAACGAACTTGATATTATTGAGACGCTAGAAGAGCTAGAACAATTCCTAATTTCAGTGGAAGCGGGTGGCTTAGGTCTTGAAGGCGTTGAAGGCGTAGGTATGGCAACCAATAACTCTGATGGTCGTCATTTCGTTGCAGTATTCAACAGCAGTCACAAGGTTTTGCTTGCTCGCTGGATCACTAAAGAAGTATTCGAAAATGGTAAAGACTTAGTTCGCAACGGCCCTCGTCGTACTCACTAAGTGAACCGAGAAAGCCTCTGAATTTCGAGCACTAAGCTCTGATTGAAAAAGCCCAATTCAGTTTCTAACGAGCAATTGGGCTTTTTTGTGTCTGCGATTTACTTAATTTTTTTCAAACAAAACCAAGCTGCCCCTCATATATGCGCAACAGGCGCTTAAAACCGTTACTTGGAAAAAGTTATCTGGCTAAAAAAATTCACTTTAGCTAGAAACAGTCACCTTTGTTAGAAACAAGTCCCTTAGTTAAAAAACGATTATCTTGATTAGAAAACGACTACTTTGGTGATAAATCGAGTCACGTTGATGAGAAAAACAGCGGTCAGAGAAAAAGAACAAATTATTATGAACTTAAGCTGATGCTTGATGCCTCACTCGCTAGGTTTGGCATTTATGCATCCCTTTTGCTTTGACAATTATATGACTTGTAGCTCAGAGCAAAGTTATCTAAGCTAGCCACAATTCAACGAGATCGCTTTAGCGACTAACGACTAACTGATTCGAATACTGACTGATTTGCTGAATACACCATTACTTTTCTTATCTAAACAGAACCGCCGACAAAAGCATTCGCTTTGGGCGCTGTTCCTTACCGGACTGGTTATCGTAACCTGTCTGGCGAGTACGCTGTCTGCAAACAAAGTAACCTCTTCAGCTTCCTTAATTGGACAATCAATACTTGTCGGCGCAGAAACCAGCCACCCACAAGCAATCGTCGCATCTTTCGATAAAATGTCTGAGCTCTATGCCAGCGTTTTTGGTTCAGAAGCTTCTAAAACTCTGTCAGCGCCAAACTCTAGCGCGTGCAGCCTAAGCTCAAAAATGCTCACCTTCGCGACACCTAAAACAGGTTGGCTGATTCCTTTTATCCTGTTTATTGCTGTTGCGTACAGCCTATCACCGCACATCTCGAGATTGTCTAGAGATAACCATCGCTCTTCTCGACCTACAAAACACCGCTTACATCTAAAGCACTGTATATTTAGAGAGTAAATAACCGGGCTACTACACCCTTTTATTTATTTTTTGGAGATACATTTGTGTACAACACACTACTAACTAAGTTTGTCGATTCGTTGGCATTCTGCATGCGTACATGCGCGAAAACGCTAGTCACTGCCCTTTTGGTTATGACGTCATTTACTGCTTTGGCACAGACTACGGGCTGGCTCAGCGTACCTGAACATCCACCAGTCAAGATGCGAATGATGTCGACGGGTGAACAATCGGACGACGGTTCTAAGATTCAAACCGTGCTGGATGTCGTTCTCGACGGCGATTGGAAAACCTATTGGCGTAGCCCCGGCGAAGGTGGTATCCCGCCAAGTTGGGACTGGTCTGGTTCAACAAACATAGAGTCGGTAGAGTGGCATTGGCCGATCCCTAAGTACTACGAACAACTGGACGTGATGACGTTAGGCTACAAAAAACACGTCAGCTTTCCCGTTACGTTGACACTGAAAGACAACACGAAACCAGCACTGTTCAAGGCGTCGTTCACCTTTCCGTCGTGTACCAATATCTGTGTGTTAACCGATTACGACATCGAACTGCCAATTGATCCGCAAACATTAGAGCTCGATGAAGAAGCGATGTTCTTGTTCAATCAAGGCATGAGCCAATCTCCACGAGAAGCTAACCGCACTTCAGTGAACGGCCTGTTCTGGGATAAAAGCAAACAACAACTGGTTACTCAGCTAACAAGTAAGGAAGGCTGGGATAAACCGATGGTATTGATTGATGGACAAGAAGTGCTTGATGATTTCTTCTCTCCACCAACCGTCCACATCACAGACAATACAATGACCGCAGTATTCGATGTGAGTAACTGGATCGGCGAGGTCGACTTAACGGATCGCACAGTGAGTGTTACCGTTTCAGATACTAACTTTGCCGAAGAGATGACCGCGCAAGTTGGGTCAGAGCCGATAGCTTACCAAACAAGCAACAACAGCTTTCTAGTCATGCTTGGCTTTGCGTTAGTGGGCGGTTTGATCCTCAACATCATGCCGTGTGTTCTACCCGTATTAGGGATGAAGCTAAACAGCATCATTCAGAACCAAGGTGCTTCAAACCGCCACATCCGACTCTCATTCCTAGCGTCTGCTGCCGGTGTTATCACTTCGTTTGCGCTGCTAGCTCTAGGCATGACCGTTCTAAAAATGGGTGGCAATGCGATTGGTTGGGGAATCCAGTTCCAAAATGTTTGGTTCATCGGGTTCATGCTGATCATTACCCTACTGTTCTCAGTTAACCTACTCGGTCTATTCGAATTCAGGCTTCCGTCAGGCTTAAACACTTGGATGGCAACCAAAGGCGACGACTCACATTCCGGTCACTTCATCCAAGGCATGTTTGCGACACTATTGGCGACGCCTTGCAGCGCTCCATTCCTAGGAACCGCAGTGGCTTATGCTCTGGGCGCAAGTTACCAAGAGTTGTGGGCTATCTTTATCGCACTCGGCATTGGTATGAGCGCACCTTGGTTGATCTTCGCGTTATTCCCAAGCCTAACTAAATTGCTGCCAAAACCGGGCGCGTGGATGTTCAAAGTTAAGTTGGTATTCGGCTTAATGATGTTCATCACCAGTCTGTGGTTAACAAGCCTACTGAGCCCATTCATTGGCAAGTTCCCAACCATCTTGTTGTCACTGTTTATCGTCGTTTCAGTGTTAATTTGGATTGGCATGAAATTAGGGCGCAAGGTACTGATTCCTATCATGGCAACCACAACCTTGGTATTTGGTGCTGCATTGATCGTCGGTAGTGTTACTGCTGATAACTGGGCAACGCCAATTGTCGATAACCTTGATTGGCAGAAGCTGGATGCGAAACAAATCCCTCAGTTGGTCGAAGAAGGAAAAACCGTCTTTGTCGACGTGACTGCTGAATGGTGTATCACCTGTAAAGCCAACAAAATTGGCGTCATTCTTCAAGATCCTGTCTACAGCCACCTGCAACAAGAAGACATTGTTTTGAT encodes the following:
- a CDS encoding response regulator transcription factor; translation: MSATNLSFEQLLMKQSSTLINSDPKCFQATWSEASFDVLDWFGIDRLTLYPNSMVLVEDGKTFSVSKKHIPPVNKQSLIGGNYLDYLKLLKTNETYLAFSKDELKNTQNYVLKQLYKEGGRWHCIIPLQLFNQRWGALSFTNFHDTDTNFDLEDIKRLKLVCEIWLCYWQHSTLARTLKQTENRLEDDSDKLLLLTKKQTKVLALIAQGLSAKECAEQLHLSPRTIESHKYRMLGLLDLNNHNDLLQFALRNGLGIAESMHATR
- a CDS encoding RecX family transcriptional regulator — translated: MDDSQQKTNTRNTTVRKATRIESVMNSAMWHLTQRDMTESELIAKLKVKTDNQEWIDETLGTLKGFGYLKSDQVFAEQFVEQAFSGEFGSRYIVEKLKKKGLTDSVISDAIHKVSFEKSIDEQTILIDRINHYYTSFTMSREKLVATLQKRGFSYQQVKVAIDQHSQAHELKSNIQIKAEKADLEKEVLKYARKGKGLTAIQQELRQRKIDTTELPQLVDRLINEEQLDFYSSCLEQLQKKSYDLKDHKERSKAYAMLSRKGFSSDEIKFALSEGNE
- a CDS encoding mechanosensitive ion channel family protein gives rise to the protein MMKVWRCLFLMLAFVAFGSFAQSVEKIAVAQDQLMLDLATLETAHDAEKPFLEDILRRKNQALREEIFSQLSSDKKEGLDVTLTQQVELLQKLLSLNEVKIISMSKENRSAEGDVKKRLELRIQKRIGMMDVYYQQLAKTLDWSKERGVDVAVPEGELKTALVGRSKYLTNAILYTDTQRQDLEARLSFVSEEEKAVIKKELERFSERTSVMVASLEETITLMEPYGVDVTSYKRVLLATTGDINADVLDVDVALELLDGWLRSFSSWAFENTPSFIVKLALFLGILYITRLIANVARKTVRKSVSHSKMDFSVLMQDFFVSIASKAVVFIGLLIALSQIGIELAPLLTGFGVAGVIIGFALQDTLSNFASGLMILIYRPYDVGDMVKVAGVQGTVKDMSLVSTTVQTIDNQRLVIPNNKIWGDVINNITAERVRRVDMVFGIGYSDDIDKAKAVLNDIIIAHPLVLKKPEHMIKLHTLNTSSVDFVVRPWVKTDDYWDVYWDVTETVKKRFDEEGITIPFPQRDVHVYNHEES
- a CDS encoding protein-disulfide reductase DsbD family protein, translated to MRTCAKTLVTALLVMTSFTALAQTTGWLSVPEHPPVKMRMMSTGEQSDDGSKIQTVLDVVLDGDWKTYWRSPGEGGIPPSWDWSGSTNIESVEWHWPIPKYYEQLDVMTLGYKKHVSFPVTLTLKDNTKPALFKASFTFPSCTNICVLTDYDIELPIDPQTLELDEEAMFLFNQGMSQSPREANRTSVNGLFWDKSKQQLVTQLTSKEGWDKPMVLIDGQEVLDDFFSPPTVHITDNTMTAVFDVSNWIGEVDLTDRTVSVTVSDTNFAEEMTAQVGSEPIAYQTSNNSFLVMLGFALVGGLILNIMPCVLPVLGMKLNSIIQNQGASNRHIRLSFLASAAGVITSFALLALGMTVLKMGGNAIGWGIQFQNVWFIGFMLIITLLFSVNLLGLFEFRLPSGLNTWMATKGDDSHSGHFIQGMFATLLATPCSAPFLGTAVAYALGASYQELWAIFIALGIGMSAPWLIFALFPSLTKLLPKPGAWMFKVKLVFGLMMFITSLWLTSLLSPFIGKFPTILLSLFIVVSVLIWIGMKLGRKVLIPIMATTTLVFGAALIVGSVTADNWATPIVDNLDWQKLDAKQIPQLVEEGKTVFVDVTAEWCITCKANKIGVILQDPVYSHLQQEDIVLMKGDWTTPSESVTQYLQSNGRFGVPFNIVYGPSYKNGIPLPVILDSDTVIQAIDAAR